From the Triticum urartu cultivar G1812 chromosome 4, Tu2.1, whole genome shotgun sequence genome, the window ACGGAAACGGAAGCCGGCGGCACGACCCCATCATTGCACATGATGCGTATGCATGAAAATGGCACTGGAAATACATCCAACAATCTGTTATACAGCCAACAATCTGTTAATTCATTGAATAATTACTCAAATCACACTGGAAATACATCACGAGTGCAGTCAAGTACTGACGGTCACGCCGGCCGGAAGCAGAGCTAGCCGCTGCATGCACCGGGGCCAAACGGCGACCCGACCGATCGATCGATCAGGGAAAAAAGAGCGACATGTGTCACAAAAAAGCCCGGCATGCATGCAGCAGGCAGCCACTGTGGCCACGGATTAAGGTTGTTATTATCCCACTGGCTAACTATCTGGGATCTGGGACGGGAATTGTAGGCGTGCGTGCTCGATTAGTTTAAGGCAAATGCAAATGCAACCGAAGTATCGCATTAGCAGCAGTGCAAATGCTGTGAGTGATTGTACATGTTTTGTCTCGTGCTTTGCTTCGGGTGAGCGCACGTGCGTGCGATTAGGAGGTGGCAATGCAGTACTGCTCCAGGATGAAGAGCGGCTTCTGCCGCAGCTGCCGGCACCGCCGCACGCTCTGCAGCAGGTCGTGCTTGTCGCCCCGCCGCGACGTGAACAGCAGGAGCTGCTGCTTCGTGTCCGCGGCGGCCAGGGCCGACGCGCGGTGGTGCCGTCCGCCGCACTcgtcgtcctcgtcctcctcgtcaCTGTCGTCGCCGTCGACGGGAGCGTGCGGCGCGCCCGTCTCGGTCGACGCCACCGCGACCGCGGCCGCGAGCGTCGTCGTGGACGAGGGCACCCGGCGCAGCAGCGTTGGGGTTTCCTCGCGGGCGGACGGCTCGGGGTGCCGCGCGTCGGCGGCGTGGCACCGCGCTTGCTCCAAGGTGAAGGGCGTGCTCCCGACGAACTTGTTGATCACGAGCGTCGACCGGTGCACCTTGGCGGCCGCGGGCGCCTGCGGCTGCGAGCTGACCTTCACCTCCACCATGGTGCCTCTgtccaccacctccacctcctcctcgtcttcctcctcctccacctgCATGGCCACCTCCTGCTCTGGCTCGCACTTGCCCTCCACGACCGGGACGAAGTAGGACGCCTCGGCCGGGGCCGCGCTCTTGCTCGTACCGCTCTGCCCACGGGCAGAGCACTCGATGAAGGAGAGGCAGAGGCGGCCGCCCTGGCGGTTCGCCTGGAGGTACCCGCGCGGCCTCACCACCACCGCCTCGACGACGAGGCGGCCGTCCTGGCGGCGCGAGCACATCTTCAGGCACGGCCCGTCGCGGCTGGACATggacggcagcggcggcgggaACGAGCGGCGCGGCGACCGTCTCCCGGCCGAGGAGTGGTAGTTCACCGCCACGAGGTCGACCTCGCCCGGGTAGCAGCTTTCTTGTGCGGCACTGCTCTCCTCCCAGAAGGACTCCTCTGCCTCGCCGGGCACCGTCGGCAGCGGCGAGGCACCAAAGAGGCAGGCCATGTCgacggcgtcggtgaagtcgCCGGAGCCGGTCTCGCAGCCGAGGCTCTCGGTGCAGACCTCGAGGCTCTTCTGGCTCATGGACCGGCGCACGCGCGGGCTGACGTACGGCTTCTTGGCGGCGGCCGCCTTGCTGTCGACCACGTCGGCCTGGATGGCATTCCATACGTCGACCTGCGCAGGCCGGTCGTCGGCCACCGCCGCCTCCGGCTTGTACAGCTCAGCCGGGCGCAGCCAGGCGGGGGTCTCGAACGCCGGCACGGCCGGGCCACGGCACACGGCCACCGACATCTTCGCCTTGCGTGGGAAGATGTGGAGTGGCGGCAGTAGCGAAAGGCTGCTCCCTGTGGAGAAGCAAGATCACAAGAGAGGTGAGCAAGAGATGAACGGCTCGCAGTGCATTTTCTCGACTTAAAAAACATGCAAGGGCCAGAAGAGCAGGCGTTGTGGCAGCTTTCTTCTTACCTCAAGGAACGTCGATAGACACCACGAGAAGGCCTGGAAAAACTTGGGTTTTTGAGAGTTGATTTGGGAGGCGATCACTGGCTGATCTTCTTGTTTTTGACACAGGAAAGAAGCTGCTCTGTTGCTGGCATGTATGATTTGGTTTGCTGAGCTCCGAGGGCTATTTGTAGGCGGGGGAAAGGAGAGGAGAATGGGTGCCATTGGCCGTCCAAGGCCAAAGGAAAGGGGCCCCATGCCCCCCCGCACTACTTGCCTCCGCCACCATAACTTGCGAAAAAGGCGAAGGAAAACAGAGCATTACACTTTGGCATTTTCTTTTGCTAAAATTCTGCTTGGCATTTCATATTGCAGTTTAGCTGCATGTTAGTCGCCTAAATTTGAAAGAGGATCAGTCCATTCTATGGGAAGGAAGCAACAGCCAAAGTCAAAAGCAGATGCCACCACACACTCCACACCCTTCTTTTTGGTAGAGATGTGTTTTGGTTTCAATGTGCTCTCAAAATACGACAAAGCAATAGGTGTTAGCTACTACCACCACCGAAAACCTAATTCGGTGCCCAGACTCATCTGCACCCGGTCaggaaaaaattaaaaaaaaataaaaaaaatcattttATGCCTGAGGTTCGCTCCAAATTTCAACTTATTTGGACATTCGAGCAGCTCTCagcaaaaaataaataaaaaatcaGGTCAGAACAGAGTGTGAACAGTAAACTTTTTTACAGACcttgaatttgtcttttttgctgagagttgttcagatgtccaaatgagttgaaacttGAAGCGCACCTCACGCATAAACTTATCTACCACACAAAAAAttagatttttttttaaaaattagtatttgtttttgaattttttttcgtAAGGGCGGGTGCAGATGAGCTCGGGAGCAGAAACGCCGCACTACCACCACACCTTTTTCTATTCATATTCCCCTTTTTGAATACTGATGTAGTCATCTCAAAGTAAAAAATTACCAAGGTCTAGAAAAAAGACTACCTAGTCCGTCATCTAAAAATTCTGGCTACAAGAATGATGCATTAATAATACAATGATTTTCAAAATAAAAAGTTAGGAATGATATTTTGGAAACGCCGCTAGAATTCCCTTGGTTTATAAGTTTTTTTCTAAAAGAAGGGTAAACCCCGGCATATGCATCATTGTGATGCACGCAACTATAGTTTTTAGGCATTTGCATACTAGAATTCCATGTTGCTTTGCATGGTTTCAAACGGAAGTTTTTTTTTCATCAACTGCTTATTCGATCACCTGGTAGATGGTTAATTGGTTGGAAAGTACAACATGTAGCCTATAGGGGTAGAATATAAACTTCTCCATGATGAGAAAATGAACTGTTTAATATGTGCTCCTATGGAGTTGGAATATTCTCAATACCCCAATTGTGTTTTCTTTATCATCAAAATTTCTCTTGTTCTTACATAGTGCTTTGGGTAAATATGACATGGCGAGATTCCAATTTGTTTGCATCTCCATACAAGAAAGAATTTTCGTTCGTCATTGTCGGGGTTGAAATGACAATCACCCAAATTCGCTACAAGACCTTACTAGAGTGGAGAAAGCATGGATGAAACACAATTATATCTCCTTTTTGGTTCTTGTCACATGTGTCTTTCATCATCATGAATAATATTTATATTTTCGTAGACATCTTCTGTTATGTCACCCTTCTTGCTCACCAAGTGGAATGGAGATGCCATTCCTAGGCTCACAGATTTGTCGGATAGTGCATGTGTAGGCATGTCTTCTCAATGTTTTGTTGCTGAATTTATTAATAATTCTTATTTGAAATGTGCCAAAAAAAACTTAGCGGAAAAACATGTatagaactcaaagttttgtgcATGTAATACTCTTGTTTTTCAGTAGTCTCTATGATGCTAAGAAGTACAGGTCACCTTGAAACTTTATTGCGCAAGTGCTAACTTTGAGACAATCTAACTTAAACAAAAAAGATACTCCCTCCATTAATTTATATAAAGTTTACTTTATTAAAAATAGTATTTACCTAATTTATAGAAAAAACTATCAATTGCAACAATACCAATTAAAATGAATAAATTTAATTATCGATCTAATTATAATCAACTAGTATTTTTTTTCCATAAACTTGGTCAAAGATAGAAA encodes:
- the LOC125553437 gene encoding protein FAF-like, chloroplastic, whose product is MSVAVCRGPAVPAFETPAWLRPAELYKPEAAVADDRPAQVDVWNAIQADVVDSKAAAAKKPYVSPRVRRSMSQKSLEVCTESLGCETGSGDFTDAVDMACLFGASPLPTVPGEAEESFWEESSAAQESCYPGEVDLVAVNYHSSAGRRSPRRSFPPPLPSMSSRDGPCLKMCSRRQDGRLVVEAVVVRPRGYLQANRQGGRLCLSFIECSARGQSGTSKSAAPAEASYFVPVVEGKCEPEQEVAMQVEEEEDEEEVEVVDRGTMVEVKVSSQPQAPAAAKVHRSTLVINKFVGSTPFTLEQARCHAADARHPEPSAREETPTLLRRVPSSTTTLAAAVAVASTETGAPHAPVDGDDSDEEDEDDECGGRHHRASALAAADTKQQLLLFTSRRGDKHDLLQSVRRCRQLRQKPLFILEQYCIATS